In one Diabrotica virgifera virgifera chromosome 5, PGI_DIABVI_V3a genomic region, the following are encoded:
- the LOC114325188 gene encoding ribonuclease H1-like, with protein sequence MPYLIAGLAEFMPYLKDIYKSNNFPCYEVPYNTLCSIIVKTVPLSLKKNDPMIKEQFLINTEKYKATYTFIFTDASKKDLTTGFGISIPDINIKYSSKLPNHLSICKTEIIGIYEAIKLTLRKNLFRIIIFSDSSSAIEKISSYSVKNISEYWHIETERLRDHATENGFDIRLAWIPGHSNIPGNEEADTLANIGRNLNIPMVMPLDVQDI encoded by the coding sequence ATGCCCTATTTGATAGCAGGTTTGGCTGAATTCATGCCATATCTCAAGGACATTTACAAGTCAAACAACTTTCCTTGTTATGAAGTCCCTTATAATACACTGTGTAGTATAATAGTAAAGACAGTCCCATTGAGTCTAAAAAAAAATGATCCCATGATCAAAgaacaatttttaataaacacaGAAAAATATAAAGCCACCTATACCTTTATATTCACTGATGCATCGAAGAAAGATCTTACAACAGGGTTTGGAATCAGTATACCAGATATCAACATCAAATACAGCTCAAAGTTACCAAATCACCTCTCCATATGTAAGACGGAGATTATAGGAATCTATGAGGCAATTAAATTAACACTTAGAAAAAACTTATTCAGAATAATCATTTTTTCGGATTCCAGCAGTGCAATTGAAAAAATCAGCAGTTATTCAGTCAAAAATATATCAGAGTATTGGCATATTGAAACAGAAAGACTTAGAGATCATGCAACTGAAAATGGCTTTGACATCCGATTAGCATGGAtaccaggacattcaaatatccCGGGTAACGAAGAAGCTGACACCCTAGCTAATATAGGAAGAAATTTGAACATACCAATGGTCATGCCCCTCGATGTCCAAGACATTTAA